GACGACGCCCCGGACAGGCCCGTGAACTCGTCGGCCACCGGACGCTCGTGCACGAACGTCTCGAGGACCGCGCTCACGCCCGTCACCGACTCGCCCGTGATGAACTGCGCGAGGTCGACCACGTGCGCGCCGATGTCCCCGAGCGCACCCGACCCGGCCTTCTGCCGGTCGAGCCGCCAGGACAACGGCACCTGCGGGTCCGCGATCCAGTCCTGCAGGTACTGCGCACGCACGTGCCGCACCTGCCCGATCCGCCCGTCGACGACGAGCTGCCGCGCGAGCTGGATCGCCGGCACGCGGCGGTACGTGAAGCCGACCATCGCCACCAGGTCGGGACGCGCCGCGGCGGCGGCCGCCATGACCCGCGCGTCCTCGACGGTGTTGGCGAGCGGCTTCTCGCACAGGACGTGCTTGCCGGCCTCCAGCGCCGCCACGGCGATCTGGGGGTGCGTGTCGCCCGGCGTGCAGACGTCCACCAGGTCGACGTCGTCGTGCCCGACGAGCGCGCGCCAGTCGGTCACCGCCGCACGCCACCCCAGCCGCTCGGCCGCCGCGCGCACCTTCGTCTCGTCACGCCCCGCGACCACCGCCATGTCGACCTCCGCCGGCAGGTCGAAGAAGCGCGGTGCGGTCCGCCACGCGTGCGAGTGGGCGGCCCCCATGAAGGCGTAGCCCACCATCCCCACGCCCAGGCGCGGTCGTCGCATCTCGGTCACGTCCCCTCCTCGGGACCCGGGTGGGGCGACCGTCGGGCCGCC
The sequence above is a segment of the Cellulomonas palmilytica genome. Coding sequences within it:
- a CDS encoding Gfo/Idh/MocA family protein, producing the protein MRRPRLGVGMVGYAFMGAAHSHAWRTAPRFFDLPAEVDMAVVAGRDETKVRAAAERLGWRAAVTDWRALVGHDDVDLVDVCTPGDTHPQIAVAALEAGKHVLCEKPLANTVEDARVMAAAAAARPDLVAMVGFTYRRVPAIQLARQLVVDGRIGQVRHVRAQYLQDWIADPQVPLSWRLDRQKAGSGALGDIGAHVVDLAQFITGESVTGVSAVLETFVHERPVADEFTGLSGASSGSGATGPVTVDDAAAFLGRLSGGGLATFEATRFAYGRKNAIRLEVNGSTGSLAFDFEDMNVLHFFDATEPAATAGFRRIVVTEPEHAYVAAWWPAGHGLGYEHAFTHQAVDLVRGIVAGEHPRPTFADGLQVQLVLDAVERSAADESRWTPVPTSQEDVR